From a region of the Drosophila virilis strain 15010-1051.87 chromosome 3, Dvir_AGI_RSII-ME, whole genome shotgun sequence genome:
- the LOC138911012 gene encoding uncharacterized protein isoform X4, with amino-acid sequence MENININDVSIATLKSWLALLNLPTEGTKTELMARLNKVPVDIRDDAAKELEVQRNKEQTIEAQNELQNIMQQQRDEIANGAEMLKLMRLEIEASRKFLEEFQVTVNRNSHIGGSDGGEQESEVGDLLQLEDGHTEERPRSTDGNAGAADYTGTDGNAGAADHAGAAGNAGAAGRIDESGNAVGGNLNNCIQTGAMMLAKEILLEFTGESEHLLCISKLKGGALKWLHADPMRIIAPIDEMLNQLVLAFGGGFSKSELRQKFEDRVWKPDEVFATYFSEKSILAQDINIDVEELMEGIIRGIPCENLRTQASMHCFTNPAQILRAFAAIKLPIKRVRNHVVKQTAQEAQADKQQRCYNCNVKGHWAKDCLKPKREAGSCYACGSKDHLIAGCPNKKMPYRLWQPYFIFKGKVCAIKSKAYARCKFVCRFK; translated from the exons atggaaaatataaatataaatgacgtgtcaatagcgacattgaaaagttggttggcattactaaatttgccaacagagggtaccaaaactgagctgatggcgagattaaataaggtaccagtggatatccgagacgatgctgcaaaggaacttgaagttcaacgtaacaaggaacagacaattgaggctcaaaatgagttgcaaaacataatgcaacaacagcgtgacgaaatagcaaatggcgccgagatgctgaaattgatgcgtctcgaaattgaagcgtctcgaaaattcctagaagaatttcaagtaacggtgaaccgcaactcgcacatcggcgggagcgacgggggagagcaagaaagtgaagtcggcgatttattgcagctagaggatggtcacactgaagaaagaccacggtcgacggatggcaacgctggtgcagctgattacactggaacggatggcaacgctggtgcagctgatcacgctggtgcagcgggcaacgctggggcagctggaaggatcgacgaaagtggcaacgctgtcggaggcaacttaaataattgcatccaaactggagcgatgatgttagccaaggaaattttattagaatttactggagaaagtgag cacttgctttgtataagcaaattgaaaggcggtgctttgaagtggttgcatgcagaccctatgcgcatcattgctccgattgacgagatgctaaatcaattggttttggccttcgggggaggattttcgaagtcggaactacgacagaagttcgaggatcgggtttggaaaccagatgaggtgttcgccacatattttagcgaaaaaagcatattggcacaggacatcaacattgatgtagaggagttaatggagggtattattcgaggcataccttgcgaaaacttgcgcactcaagctagtatgcattgctttaccaatccggctcaaattttacgtgcgtttgcagctataaagttgccaattaaacgggtacgaaaccatgtagtgaaacaaactgcacaggaagcacaggcggacaaacaacaacgttgctacaattgcaatgttaagggccattgggccaaagattgtttaaagcccaaacgggaggcaggatcttgctatgcgtgcggctcaaaggatcatttaatagcaggatgtccaaataaaaa aatgccttatagactctggcagccctatttcatttttaaaggaaaagtttgtgccattaaaagtaaagcgtatgccagatgcaaattcgtatgtaggtttaaatga
- the LOC6624478 gene encoding uncharacterized protein: MTVVAASLVLLLGLALGGASSNNNSKLLAILNGSAPALDLLLHIDVLAGEMAPLSTAVGPLDLESVIRAEVNGDWERARLVLQLASQARTPELKHAIYEALWQELQQTKQIYDPLKLLEFHGQLTALSAVPPPLLANVYQTFVGRSAQLLAAPFHTASHSANFPLVSALLQRLTLSTLDYLRDILEALFDLVLALESTLSVVQRWGNLSASLTQLTLANLQLLKRPELQLDAAARTALQANLRQLLEQPAFEPDVDGTLRQQLYAQLPKDERILYTAQKVCLRNMTDGNAYIYECPQTYLICTNARDPKKAAYYVQRGHGGPNNTLQFAFYSAYWRNRYILLEPSNHSATGQQHITKNVYSRAAIDWWHVVQLAGGGVAIYDAATTRSVLCGGNPQHWDGEEKHVYTRNAQEFATNRRECAWSIEDCSDVS; encoded by the coding sequence ATGACAGTGGTAGCAGCTTCTCTGGTACTGCTCCTCGGGCTAGCTCTTGGcggcgccagcagcaacaacaacagcaaactaCTGGCCATCCTGAACGGCTCCGCGCCGGCACTGGACTTGCTGCTGCACATCGATGTGCTGGCCGGAGAAATGGCGCCATTGAGCACGGCCGTGGGTCCGCTTGATCTGGAGTCCGTTATACGCGCCGAGGTGAATGGTGATTGGGAGCGCGCACGCCTCGTGCTGCAGCTGGCCAGCCAGGCGCGCACGCCGGAACTGAAGCATGCCATCTACGAGGCACTGTggcaggagctgcagcagacCAAGCAAATCTACGATCCGCTCAAGCTTTTGGAATTTCACGGCCAGCTGACGGCGCTGTCCGctgtgccgccgccgctgctggcgAACGTATATCAAACGTTTGTCGGACGCAGCGCCCAACTGCTGGCGGCGCCCTTCCACACGGCCAGCCACAGCGCGAATTTTCCGCTGGTCAGCGCCCTGCTGCAGCGGCTCACCCTGAGCACGCTGGACTATTTGCGCGATATACTGGAGGCGCTGTTCGATCTGGTGCTGGCGCTGGAAAGCACGCTGAGTGTGGTGCAGCGTTGGGGCAACTTAAGCGCCAGCCTGACGCAGCTGACCCTGGCGAATCTGCAGTTGCTGAAGCGCCCAGAGCTGCAGTTGGATGCGGCTGCTCGCACAGCGCTGCAGGCCAATCTGCGccagctgctggagcagcCCGCCTTCGAGCCGGACGTGGATGGCACGCTGCGCCAGCAGTTGTACGCCCAGCTGCCGAAGGATGAGCGCATCCTGTACACCGCGCAAAAGGTGTGCCTGCGCAACATGACCGACGGCAATGCCTACATTTACGAGTGCCCGCAAACCTATCTGATCTGTACCAATGCACGCGATCCCAAGAAGGCCGCCTACTACGTGCAGCGCGGTCACGGCGGCCCCAACAATACCCTGCAATTTGCCTTCTACAGCGCCTATTGGCGCAATCGCTACATTCTGCTGGAGCCGAGCAATCACTCCGCAACTGGCCAGCAGCACATCACGAAGAACGTTTACAGTCGCGCTGCCATCGACTGGTGGCATGTCGTTCAGCTGGCTGGCGGCGGTGTGGCCATATACGATGCGGCAACAACACGCTCCGTGCTCTGCGGCGGCAATCCCCAGCACTGGGATGGCGAGGAGAAGCATGTTTATACGCGCAACGCCCAGGAGTTTGCCACAAATCGCCGGGAGTGCGCCTGGAGCATCGAGGATTGCAGCGATGTGTCCTAA
- the LOC138911012 gene encoding uncharacterized protein isoform X5, whose protein sequence is MENININDVSIATLKSWLALLNLPTEGTKTELMARLNKVPVDIRDDAAKELEVQRNKEQTIEAQNELQNIMQQQRDEIANGAEMLKLMRLEIEASRKFLEEFQVTVNRNSHIGGSDGGEQESEVGDLLQLEDGHTEERPRSTDGNAGAADYTGTDGNAGAADHAGAAGNAGAAGRIDESGNAVGGNLNNCIQTGAMMLAKEILLEFTGESEVRKWVMQFFNVAKIYRLNDMQQHLLCISKLKGGALKWLHADPMRIIAPIDEMLNQLVLAFGGGFSKSELRQKFEDRVWKPDEVFATYFSEKSILAQDINIDVEELMEGIIRGIPCENLRTQASMHCFTNPAQILRAFAAIKLPIKRVRNHVVKQTAQEAQADKQQRCYNCNVKGHWAKDCLKPKREAGSCYACGSKDHLIAGCPNKKYDMENKYNAL, encoded by the exons atggaaaatataaatataaatgacgtgtcaatagcgacattgaaaagttggttggcattactaaatttgccaacagagggtaccaaaactgagctgatggcgagattaaataaggtaccagtggatatccgagacgatgctgcaaaggaacttgaagttcaacgtaacaaggaacagacaattgaggctcaaaatgagttgcaaaacataatgcaacaacagcgtgacgaaatagcaaatggcgccgagatgctgaaattgatgcgtctcgaaattgaagcgtctcgaaaattcctagaagaatttcaagtaacggtgaaccgcaactcgcacatcggcgggagcgacgggggagagcaagaaagtgaagtcggcgatttattgcagctagaggatggtcacactgaagaaagaccacggtcgacggatggcaacgctggtgcagctgattacactggaacggatggcaacgctggtgcagctgatcacgctggtgcagcgggcaacgctggggcagctggaaggatcgacgaaagtggcaacgctgtcggaggcaacttaaataattgcatccaaactggagcgatgatgttagccaaggaaattttattagaatttactggagaaagtgaggtgcgtaaatgggtaatgcaattcttcaatgtggccaagatctacagactaaatgatatgcaacagcacttgctttgtataagcaaattgaaaggcggtgctttgaagtggttgcatgcagaccctatgcgcatcattgctccgattgacgagatgctaaatcaattggttttggccttcgggggaggattttcgaagtcggaactacgacagaagttcgaggatcgggtttggaaaccagatgaggtgttcgccacatattttagcgaaaaaagcatattggcacaggacatcaacattgatgtagaggagttaatggagggtattattcgaggcataccttgcgaaaacttgcgcactcaagctagtatgcattgctttaccaatccggctcaaattttacgtgcgtttgcagctataaagttgccaattaaacgggtacgaaaccatgtagtgaaacaaactgcacaggaagcacaggcggacaaacaacaacgttgctacaattgcaatgttaagggccattgggccaaagattgtttaaagcccaaacgggaggcaggatcttgctatgcgtgcggctcaaaggatcatttaatagcaggatgtccaaataaaaagtatgatatggaaaacaaatat aatgccttatag
- the LOC138911012 gene encoding uncharacterized protein isoform X1: MENININDVSIATLKSWLALLNLPTEGTKTELMARLNKVPVDIRDDAAKELEVQRNKEQTIEAQNELQNIMQQQRDEIANGAEMLKLMRLEIEASRKFLEEFQVTVNRNSHIGGSDGGEQESEVGDLLQLEDGHTEERPRSTDGNAGAADYTGTDGNAGAADHAGAAGNAGAAGRIDESGNAVGGNLNNCIQTGAMMLAKEILLEFTGESEVRKWVMQFFNVAKIYRLNDMQQHLLCISKLKGGALKWLHADPMRIIAPIDEMLNQLVLAFGGGFSKSELRQKFEDRVWKPDEVFATYFSEKSILAQDINIDVEELMEGIIRGIPCENLRTQASMHCFTNPAQILRAFAAIKLPIKRVRNHVVKQTAQEAQADKQQRCYNCNVKGHWAKDCLKPKREAGSCYACGSKDHLIAGCPNKKMPYRLWQPYFIFKGKVCAIKSKAYARCKFVCRFK, translated from the exons atggaaaatataaatataaatgacgtgtcaatagcgacattgaaaagttggttggcattactaaatttgccaacagagggtaccaaaactgagctgatggcgagattaaataaggtaccagtggatatccgagacgatgctgcaaaggaacttgaagttcaacgtaacaaggaacagacaattgaggctcaaaatgagttgcaaaacataatgcaacaacagcgtgacgaaatagcaaatggcgccgagatgctgaaattgatgcgtctcgaaattgaagcgtctcgaaaattcctagaagaatttcaagtaacggtgaaccgcaactcgcacatcggcgggagcgacgggggagagcaagaaagtgaagtcggcgatttattgcagctagaggatggtcacactgaagaaagaccacggtcgacggatggcaacgctggtgcagctgattacactggaacggatggcaacgctggtgcagctgatcacgctggtgcagcgggcaacgctggggcagctggaaggatcgacgaaagtggcaacgctgtcggaggcaacttaaataattgcatccaaactggagcgatgatgttagccaaggaaattttattagaatttactggagaaagtgaggtgcgtaaatgggtaatgcaattcttcaatgtggccaagatctacagactaaatgatatgcaacagcacttgctttgtataagcaaattgaaaggcggtgctttgaagtggttgcatgcagaccctatgcgcatcattgctccgattgacgagatgctaaatcaattggttttggccttcgggggaggattttcgaagtcggaactacgacagaagttcgaggatcgggtttggaaaccagatgaggtgttcgccacatattttagcgaaaaaagcatattggcacaggacatcaacattgatgtagaggagttaatggagggtattattcgaggcataccttgcgaaaacttgcgcactcaagctagtatgcattgctttaccaatccggctcaaattttacgtgcgtttgcagctataaagttgccaattaaacgggtacgaaaccatgtagtgaaacaaactgcacaggaagcacaggcggacaaacaacaacgttgctacaattgcaatgttaagggccattgggccaaagattgtttaaagcccaaacgggaggcaggatcttgctatgcgtgcggctcaaaggatcatttaatagcaggatgtccaaataaaaa aatgccttatagactctggcagccctatttcatttttaaaggaaaagtttgtgccattaaaagtaaagcgtatgccagatgcaaattcgtatgtaggtttaaatga
- the LOC138911012 gene encoding uncharacterized protein isoform X2, with protein MENININDVSIATLKSWLALLNLPTEGTKTELMARLNKVPVDIRDDAAKELEVQRNKEQTIEAQNELQNIMQQQRDEIANGAEMLKLMRLEIEASRKFLEEFQVTVNRNSHIGGSDGGEQESEVGDLLQLEDGHTEERPRSTDGNAGAADYTGTDGNAGAADHAGAAGNAGAAGRIDESGNAVGGNLNNCIQTGAMMLAKEILLEFTGESEVRKWVMQFFNVAKIYRLNDMQQHLLCISKLKGGALKWLHADPMRIIAPIDEMLNQLVLAFGGGFSKSELRQKFEDRVWKPDEVFATYFSEKSILAQDINIDVEELMEGIIRGIPCENLRTQASMHCFTNPAQILRAFAAIKLPIKRVRNHVVKQTAQEAQADKQQRCYNCNVKGHWAKDCLKPKREAGSCYACGSKDHLIAGCPNKNYNSLVLRAINVLISTVCGAAQGQ; from the exons atggaaaatataaatataaatgacgtgtcaatagcgacattgaaaagttggttggcattactaaatttgccaacagagggtaccaaaactgagctgatggcgagattaaataaggtaccagtggatatccgagacgatgctgcaaaggaacttgaagttcaacgtaacaaggaacagacaattgaggctcaaaatgagttgcaaaacataatgcaacaacagcgtgacgaaatagcaaatggcgccgagatgctgaaattgatgcgtctcgaaattgaagcgtctcgaaaattcctagaagaatttcaagtaacggtgaaccgcaactcgcacatcggcgggagcgacgggggagagcaagaaagtgaagtcggcgatttattgcagctagaggatggtcacactgaagaaagaccacggtcgacggatggcaacgctggtgcagctgattacactggaacggatggcaacgctggtgcagctgatcacgctggtgcagcgggcaacgctggggcagctggaaggatcgacgaaagtggcaacgctgtcggaggcaacttaaataattgcatccaaactggagcgatgatgttagccaaggaaattttattagaatttactggagaaagtgaggtgcgtaaatgggtaatgcaattcttcaatgtggccaagatctacagactaaatgatatgcaacagcacttgctttgtataagcaaattgaaaggcggtgctttgaagtggttgcatgcagaccctatgcgcatcattgctccgattgacgagatgctaaatcaattggttttggccttcgggggaggattttcgaagtcggaactacgacagaagttcgaggatcgggtttggaaaccagatgaggtgttcgccacatattttagcgaaaaaagcatattggcacaggacatcaacattgatgtagaggagttaatggagggtattattcgaggcataccttgcgaaaacttgcgcactcaagctagtatgcattgctttaccaatccggctcaaattttacgtgcgtttgcagctataaagttgccaattaaacgggtacgaaaccatgtagtgaaacaaactgcacaggaagcacaggcggacaaacaacaacgttgctacaattgcaatgttaagggccattgggccaaagattgtttaaagcccaaacgggaggcaggatcttgctatgcgtgcggctcaaaggatcatttaatagcaggatgtccaaataaaaa ttacaATTCGCTAGTTCTACGCGCGATTAATGTTTTAATTAGCACCGTTTGCGGCGCGGCCCAAGGACAATAA
- the LOC138911012 gene encoding uncharacterized protein isoform X3 has translation MENININDVSIATLKSWLALLNLPTEGTKTELMARLNKVPVDIRDDAAKELEVQRNKEQTIEAQNELQNIMQQQRDEIANGAEMLKLMRLEIEASRKFLEEFQVTVNRNSHIGGSDGGEQESEVGDLLQLEDGHTEERPRSTDGNAGAADYTGTDGNAGAADHAGAAGNAGAAGRIDESGNAVGGNLNNCIQTGAMMLAKEILLEFTGESEVRKWVMQFFNVAKIYRLNDMQQHLLCISKLKGGALKWLHADPMRIIAPIDEMLNQLVLAFGGGFSKSELRQKFEDRVWKPDEVFATYFSEKSILAQDINIDVEELMEGIIRGIPCENLRTQASMHCFTNPAQILRAFAAIKLPIKRVRNHVVKQTAQEAQADKQQRCYNCNVKGHWAKDCLKPKREAGSCYACGSKDHLIAGCPNKKYDMENKYLQFASSTRD, from the exons atggaaaatataaatataaatgacgtgtcaatagcgacattgaaaagttggttggcattactaaatttgccaacagagggtaccaaaactgagctgatggcgagattaaataaggtaccagtggatatccgagacgatgctgcaaaggaacttgaagttcaacgtaacaaggaacagacaattgaggctcaaaatgagttgcaaaacataatgcaacaacagcgtgacgaaatagcaaatggcgccgagatgctgaaattgatgcgtctcgaaattgaagcgtctcgaaaattcctagaagaatttcaagtaacggtgaaccgcaactcgcacatcggcgggagcgacgggggagagcaagaaagtgaagtcggcgatttattgcagctagaggatggtcacactgaagaaagaccacggtcgacggatggcaacgctggtgcagctgattacactggaacggatggcaacgctggtgcagctgatcacgctggtgcagcgggcaacgctggggcagctggaaggatcgacgaaagtggcaacgctgtcggaggcaacttaaataattgcatccaaactggagcgatgatgttagccaaggaaattttattagaatttactggagaaagtgaggtgcgtaaatgggtaatgcaattcttcaatgtggccaagatctacagactaaatgatatgcaacagcacttgctttgtataagcaaattgaaaggcggtgctttgaagtggttgcatgcagaccctatgcgcatcattgctccgattgacgagatgctaaatcaattggttttggccttcgggggaggattttcgaagtcggaactacgacagaagttcgaggatcgggtttggaaaccagatgaggtgttcgccacatattttagcgaaaaaagcatattggcacaggacatcaacattgatgtagaggagttaatggagggtattattcgaggcataccttgcgaaaacttgcgcactcaagctagtatgcattgctttaccaatccggctcaaattttacgtgcgtttgcagctataaagttgccaattaaacgggtacgaaaccatgtagtgaaacaaactgcacaggaagcacaggcggacaaacaacaacgttgctacaattgcaatgttaagggccattgggccaaagattgtttaaagcccaaacgggaggcaggatcttgctatgcgtgcggctcaaaggatcatttaatagcaggatgtccaaataaaaagtatgatatggaaaacaaatat ttacaATTCGCTAGTTCTACGCGCGATTAA
- the LOC6624404 gene encoding organic cation transporter protein, with product MEGQAKQAYFVNEAYNHEEKPHGAVDGGGGGVGGGVVDNLPRRRSGGNNKELQLDMSGKKGKELPATPIAPTIDFDDLLPLIGEFGRYQKILFLCMIPFSFFVAFVYFSQIFLTLIPEQHWCHVPELDTLDVEARLALSIPMVNGEYNNCYMYDVNYTEVLAQGKIMADPKWPRVKCRNGWSYNFTEIPYATVATEQNWVCDDAALPTYAQSIFFLGAIVGGLLFGWIADRFGRIPALICCNLMGLVAGVATAFVTNFWQFATMRFFVGFAFDNCFTMMYILVLEYVGPKYRTFVANMSIALFFTGAACLLPWIAYFVADWKLLTIITSAPLLLVVLTPLIVPESARWLVSQGQVDKAIAILRKLERRNGRHVPEQTYQNFGDSCRRMRDQEQAQNASYSVLDLFKSPRLRRTTLLLIVIWMAISLVFDGHVRNVGSLGLDIFFTFTVASFTELPADTLLTVTLDRFGRRWLACGSMVASGIFSLLATVVPVGVYSATLAIMGRFFVNISYNIGLQYAAEILPTVVRAQGVAFIHIMGYVASIIAPFVVYLANISPALPLIILGLLGIVGGLLALLLPETLHHDLPQTLTDGEEFGRGQSIWDFPCLAKQLDDEDDKCNTDVEEVRSHAFVRGTQTGASLKASTGGELRSSILRRSIQSRSSTKL from the exons ATGGAAGGTCAGGCCAAGCAAGCATACTTCGTCAATGAAGCATATAATCACGAAGAGAAGCCGCATGGAGCGGTCGACGGTGGCGGAGGAGGAGTAGGAGGAGGAGTTGTCGACAATTTGCCGCGTCGTCGCAGCGGCGGCAATAATAAGGAGCTCCAATTGGATATGTCTGGCAAAAAGGGCAAAGAGCTgccagccacgcccattgCGCCCACCATCGATTTTGATGACCTTCTGCCATTAATTGGCGAATTTGGTCGCTATCAAAAGATATTGTTCCTCTGCATGATCCCATTCTCGTTCTTTGTGGCCTTCGTGTATTTCTCACAAATCTTTCTCACGCTCATACCGGAGCAGCACTGGTGCCATGTGCCCGAACTGGATACACTCGATGTGGAGGCCAG ATTGGCGCTCTCCATACCCATGGTGAACGGGGAGTACAACAATTGCTACATGTACGATGTCAACTATACGGAAGTTCTGGCCCAGGGCAAAATAATGGCGGATCCGAAATGGCCGCGTGTCAAGTGCCGCAACGGCTGGTCATATAATTTCACGGAAATACCCTACGCCACGGTGGCAACGGAACAGAATTGGGTGTGCGATGATGCCGCATTGCCCACCTATGCCCAGTCGATTTTCTTTCTGGGCGCAATTGTGGGTGGCCTGCTGTTTGGCTGGATTGCGGATCGGTTTGGCCGCATTCCGGCGCTGATCTGTTGCAATCTGATGGGCTTGGTGGCGGGCGTGGCCACGGCCTTTGTGACCAACTTCTGGCAATTTGCCACGATGCGTTTCTTTGTCGGCTTCGCCTTCGACAATTGCTTCACCATGATGTACATACTGG TGCTGGAGTATGTGGGTCCCAAGTATCGCACGTTCGTGGCCAACATGTCCATAGCTCTGTTCTTTACGGGCGCCGCCTGTTTGCTGCCCTGGATTGCGTACTTTGTTGCCGATTGGAAACTGTTGACAATTATTACCTCGGCAccgttgctgctggtggtgctgaCGCCCTTGATTGTGCCGGAGTCGGCGCGCTGGCTGGTCTCACAGGGTCAGGTGGACAAGGCCATTGCCATACTGCGCAAGCTGGAACGGCGCAATGGTCGCCACGTTCCGGAGCAAACGTATCAGAACTTTGGCGACAGCTGTCGCCGCATGCGGGATCAGGAACAGGCCCAGAATGCCAGCTATTCGGTGCTGGATCTGTTCAAGTCGCCGCGTCTGCGTCGCACTACGCTGCTGCTCATCGTCATCTGGATGGCCATATCGCTTGTGTTCGATGGCCATGTGCGTAATGTGGGCTCTCTGGGTCTGGACATCTTTTTCACCTTCACCGTGGCCAGTTTCACGGAGCTGCCGGCGGATACGTTGCTCACCGTCACTCTGGATCGCTTTGGACGCCGTTGGCTGGCCTGCGGCTCGATGGTCGCCAGCGGCATCTTCAGCCTGTTGGCCACCGTGGTGCCCGTGGGCGTGTACTCGGCCACATTGGCCATTATGGGCCGATTCTTTGTGAACATCAGCTACAACATTGGACTGCAGTATGCGGCCGAGATATTGCCGACGGTGGTGCGCGCCCAGGGTGTTGCCTTTATACACATCATGGGCTATGTGGCCAGCATTATTGCGCCCTTTGTGGTTTACTTGGCCAATATATCGCCAGCGTTGCCGCTCATCATTTTGGGCCTGCTGGGCATTGTGGGTGGCCTGTTGGCGCTTCTACTGCCGGAGACACTGCATCACGATCTGCCACAGACGCTGACCGACGGTGAGGAATTCGGACGCGGCCAGAGCATTTGGGATTTCCCCTGTCTAGCCAAGCAGCTAGACGATGAGGACGACAAATGCAATACGGATGTCGAGGAGGTGCGTTCCCATGCCTTTGTGCGTGGCACTCAGACTGGCGCCTCGCTCAAGGCGTCCACGGGTGGAGAGCTGCGTTCGAGCATATTGCGGCGTTCGATACAATCGCGCAGCTCCACCAAGTTGTAA